In Sebaldella sp. S0638, a single genomic region encodes these proteins:
- a CDS encoding 5'-methylthioadenosine/adenosylhomocysteine nucleosidase, with the protein MIGIIGAMSEEVNIIKEEMQFSYEEIIGKFTFYIGSLRNRKIVLAESGIGKVNAAMLATIMIIKFNVKAVCFSGVAGALDSRLKVGDVVIGEKMLQHDMDVREFGLKKGEIPRMDTSVFLSNDRLMEIVNEYKLPNNKIYNGTIISGDQFVSSKQAKQELAEEFNAMCVDMESAAVAQVCHRLDKKCIVIRSISDSVTDDSTMEYSQFTELAANNSKELVCHLAGVLSQEQI; encoded by the coding sequence ATGATCGGTATAATCGGTGCAATGTCTGAAGAAGTTAATATAATAAAAGAAGAAATGCAGTTTAGCTATGAAGAGATAATAGGTAAATTTACATTCTATATAGGAAGTCTTAGAAATAGAAAAATAGTACTGGCAGAGTCAGGAATCGGAAAAGTAAATGCTGCTATGCTGGCAACTATAATGATAATAAAATTCAATGTAAAAGCCGTGTGTTTTTCAGGAGTGGCAGGAGCATTGGACAGCAGGCTGAAAGTAGGAGATGTTGTAATAGGTGAAAAAATGCTTCAGCATGATATGGATGTAAGAGAATTCGGATTGAAAAAAGGAGAGATCCCGAGAATGGATACTTCTGTATTTTTATCAAATGACAGATTAATGGAAATAGTAAACGAATATAAACTGCCTAATAATAAAATATATAACGGCACTATAATTTCAGGTGATCAGTTTGTCAGCTCAAAACAGGCGAAACAAGAACTCGCAGAGGAATTTAACGCAATGTGTGTAGATATGGAAAGTGCAGCAGTGGCACAGGTTTGTCACAGACTGGACAAAAAATGTATAGTTATAAGATCAATTTCAGATTCTGTAACAGATGATTCTACTATGGAATATTCGCAGTTTACAGAATTGGCGGCAAATAATTCCAAAGAACTGGTATGTCATCTCGCGGGAGTATTATCGCAAGAACAAATATAA
- a CDS encoding SPOR domain-containing protein yields the protein MRRNNGFLSFFIFLIFLTYVFYLTYGFFKQRKEVTNDIVSKLKIRGNDFYQGTGTPAAAVENPPQEVQNTEQVNAEGQKEEPKPEGDTSDSRPNEENTSAEEPKPAQETPETKIKSYVRVATYNKKTDADEALKKLDGDFRIRSSKTSSGKEVYIIVSKTVTSNEELEKLKAKVKNYSYQIINQK from the coding sequence ATGAGAAGAAACAACGGATTCTTAAGTTTTTTTATCTTTTTGATTTTTCTGACGTATGTATTTTATCTCACATATGGTTTTTTTAAGCAGCGTAAAGAAGTAACAAATGATATTGTTTCAAAATTAAAAATCAGGGGAAATGATTTTTATCAGGGTACGGGAACACCCGCTGCCGCAGTAGAAAATCCCCCACAGGAAGTTCAGAATACAGAACAGGTAAATGCAGAAGGGCAGAAAGAAGAACCTAAACCTGAAGGAGATACATCTGACAGCAGACCAAATGAAGAAAATACATCTGCCGAAGAACCCAAACCTGCACAAGAAACTCCGGAAACTAAGATAAAATCCTATGTCAGAGTAGCAACATATAATAAAAAAACTGATGCAGACGAGGCTTTAAAAAAGCTGGACGGGGACTTTAGAATAAGAAGCAGTAAAACAAGCAGCGGAAAAGAAGTCTACATCATTGTTTCCAAAACAGTCACTTCAAATGAGGAACTGGAAAAATTAAAAGCTAAGGTAAAAAATTATAGTTATCAGATAATAAACCAGAAATAG